The following are from one region of the Archangium lipolyticum genome:
- a CDS encoding 3-oxoacyl-ACP synthase III family protein, giving the protein MNTVRVAGAGAFIPSRTISNERIAAAFPGWSAERILEKTGIVERRFLWDIDARGRAIAPPEDDLPIYPASNTDMCEVALRRALKQSGVDARELDALFLITCTPDELNFNHDAMVLHHRLGCRADTFALVIDDGCGGTPYILDMACKMMRGGRFKTVAVVASSLLSPQLNPDVYTGEIVPAPGLKPINAYLSAYVFGDGAGAVVLRADGEEGEGILTTMSGNAHTDLVIRRGGGVLRLPYQGRTRPVDMAFVVDGPRVAESYPFYMRQCIEEVLSERPELRSEVKRYYLHQPNKRLMEHFIGTMGLPHERVAINVDRYGNTSAAGKLILLAEDLESGRVRLGSGDLVLIAAVGANVHYGAQLIRL; this is encoded by the coding sequence ATGAACACAGTTCGCGTTGCAGGTGCCGGCGCTTTCATTCCCTCTCGGACCATCAGCAACGAGCGCATCGCCGCCGCCTTCCCGGGCTGGTCCGCTGAACGCATCCTCGAGAAGACAGGCATCGTCGAACGGCGCTTTCTCTGGGACATCGACGCGCGGGGCCGGGCCATCGCTCCACCCGAGGATGATCTGCCCATCTACCCGGCCTCCAACACAGACATGTGCGAGGTCGCCCTGCGCCGGGCCCTGAAGCAGTCAGGTGTGGACGCCCGGGAGCTGGATGCGCTCTTCCTCATCACCTGCACGCCGGACGAGCTGAACTTCAACCACGACGCCATGGTGCTGCACCATCGGCTGGGCTGCCGCGCCGATACCTTCGCGCTGGTGATCGACGATGGCTGTGGCGGCACGCCCTACATCCTCGACATGGCGTGCAAGATGATGCGGGGCGGCCGCTTCAAGACGGTGGCGGTGGTGGCCTCCTCGCTGCTCTCGCCCCAGCTGAACCCGGACGTCTACACCGGAGAGATTGTCCCGGCTCCAGGGCTCAAGCCGATCAATGCCTACCTTTCCGCCTATGTCTTCGGGGATGGGGCGGGCGCGGTGGTGCTGCGCGCGGACGGCGAGGAGGGAGAAGGCATCCTGACGACCATGTCCGGCAACGCCCACACGGACCTGGTGATTCGCCGGGGCGGAGGTGTGCTGCGGCTGCCGTACCAGGGCCGGACGCGGCCGGTGGACATGGCCTTCGTGGTGGATGGGCCACGGGTCGCCGAGAGCTACCCCTTCTACATGCGCCAATGCATCGAGGAGGTGCTCTCCGAGCGGCCCGAGCTGCGCTCCGAGGTGAAGCGCTACTACTTGCACCAGCCCAACAAGCGGCTGATGGAGCACTTCATCGGGACGATGGGCCTGCCTCATGAACGCGTGGCCATCAACGTGGACCGTTATGGCAACACCTCCGCGGCCGGGAAGCTCATCCTGCTGGCCGAGGACCTGGAGTCAGGCCGGGTGCGTCTGGGCAGTGGAGACCTGGTGCTGATTGCCGCTGTAGGCGCGAACGTCCATTACGGGGCGCAGCTCATCCGGTTGTAG
- a CDS encoding DUF2378 family protein: MMIEQYETSLFAKDLNTKAHVERNLGLASPRDTARGMFFNGALEVVRKLGGEAVAQRCRKATGESKHLDFFNYPVATFLMLCLTAAKEVGSQLGGCEQTLRLIGEQSAKDFLSSTAGKTLLLLAGQDVKRILKQVPSAYSTAVSYGTRTMTCTPYEKSGHFVIHHDFLPQAYHEGILRGVLLTAGVDHLRIKGYTTGPLDSEYEFFWK, from the coding sequence ATGATGATTGAACAATACGAGACATCCCTGTTTGCGAAGGATCTCAACACGAAGGCGCACGTGGAGCGGAACCTGGGGCTCGCGTCGCCAAGAGACACGGCACGAGGGATGTTCTTCAACGGCGCGCTGGAGGTGGTGCGCAAGCTGGGGGGAGAGGCTGTGGCCCAGCGTTGCCGCAAGGCCACGGGAGAGAGCAAGCACCTCGACTTCTTCAACTATCCGGTGGCCACCTTCCTGATGCTGTGTTTGACGGCGGCGAAGGAAGTGGGCTCGCAGCTCGGCGGCTGCGAGCAGACGCTGCGTCTGATTGGTGAGCAGTCCGCGAAGGACTTCCTGTCCTCCACGGCGGGCAAGACCCTCTTGCTGCTGGCGGGACAGGATGTGAAGCGCATCCTCAAGCAGGTCCCCTCCGCCTACTCCACGGCGGTGAGCTACGGGACGCGGACCATGACGTGCACCCCCTACGAGAAGAGTGGCCACTTCGTCATCCACCACGACTTCCTGCCGCAGGCCTACCATGAGGGCATCCTGCGGGGGGTGCTGTTGACGGCGGGGGTCGACCATCTCAGGATCAAGGGGTACACCACCGGGCCGCTGGACAGCGAGTATGAGTTCTTCTGGAAATAG